CGTATTTTTTTTCTAGCAATAAACTTTTGGATAAAATATTGAATAGCTTGGCATGCACAACATATTTTCCATCACTTCTTTTGCTGTATTCAGTTTTTATTAAAGCAAGAGCGTCTAAGACGGCCCAGTTTGCAAAATCAATATTTTGAGCAGTAAATTTTTTTTCTGAGTTTTTTTCTAAAAATGCTTGTTTAGGTATAAAGCGAAAAACATTTAATGTCATCAAGTCAGATTGCAAGGTATTGTTAAATGTATCTTCTACAGTTAAGCTTTTGTACCTTCTAGTGGAAGTGAAGGGTGTATCAATAGCAATGGGATAAGATGCTTTGCTTGCCCGGGTAATATCAATAATGACCTGACTGTATCCAAGGTCACTTAACAGTAAAGAAGTCATTAATAAGAAAAGTACTAGTGTTTTTTTAATCATAATATTTAGCCTTTGTTTTATTATTTTAAACTTAGATTAACGATAAATTCTTGTTCAGACAAGGGTTTGGCAATTTCTTGTGGAGGTTGTGGAAGCGGATTAGATTTTTTGACCGCGCGCAGTGCAGCGTTATCAAATGCAAGATTGCCTGAAGATTGCTTGATTTTAGGGTTTAAGATTGATCCTTGTTGATCAATATAAAAGCTAATGGATGTTTTGTAGGTGTCGTTTTTGTTTAACCAATAAAAATTGGGATATATATGATCATCAATTTGTTTTTTGTAGCGACTAAATTGAGGGTTGCCCATCAAGCTTCCTTGGCCGCTGGGGCCGGAGGGTAAGCCTTTTTTTTCAGTATTTTGGTCTGAAGCAAAATTGTCAAGCTTAGGGGTAGGTTTGATGTCCTCCTCTAAATCTAGAGCATCTAAGGCTGATTGCAATTGGTTTTGTTTAACCTTAGCTTTTTCAGGTTTGGTTTGAGTTTCTTTTTTGAGAGTTCTGGTTAAGTTGTCTGCTTCAGCAGTATTTTTTTGAATATTAGGTTGTTCAATAATGGGGCCGGGCAGTTTATCTTCTGCGGTTTTGGGTGGCGCC
This window of the Oligoflexia bacterium genome carries:
- a CDS encoding TonB family protein — its product is MHSQLAKKDSFHSMLVLSAAVHGLLFFTLFVSKFKKNSFEIEQSMGMNVMWSEVVMAPPKTAEDKLPGPIIEQPNIQKNTAEADNLTRTLKKETQTKPEKAKVKQNQLQSALDALDLEEDIKPTPKLDNFASDQNTEKKGLPSGPSGQGSLMGNPQFSRYKKQIDDHIYPNFYWLNKNDTYKTSISFYIDQQGSILNPKIKQSSGNLAFDNAALRAVKKSNPLPQPPQEIAKPLSEQEFIVNLSLK